From the Roseibium salinum genome, one window contains:
- a CDS encoding flavin-containing monooxygenase: MNSRQKTVAIIGGGPTGIGVARELIEGGIPVEIFEAEADFGGVWNAEAESGRTYRSLHLISPKFNTQVPDFPMPEDYPTYPNHRQMLAYIRSYARAFGLYERTHFNAAVEELAPEGEGWRLRTSAGHDAHYELVVVCNGLQRVPRYPEPAYPGAFGGKVLHARDYKSADQLSGQRVLVVGGGNSGCDIAVDAVRAADEVLHSTRRGYYYQPKFINGKPTPQWMMELGNKFGTREETLAYIAEVFKFAGYDGTDYGLPRPDYPLDAAHPVMNSLLLYHIGHGDIAPKGDVERFEGKTVHFQDGSSAEVDTVLYATGYRRDFPFLDNSLLEWKGDIPDLFLHSTPRNHDNILFMGFINAAGGLGDGLKTQGLFVLNYARAFFGRTSGLERFLKAKTADTPDLGQAYFIESYRHQWEADLWKLLGHMRRYRDMLAENAPVKQEEPAE, from the coding sequence ATGAACTCCAGGCAGAAAACCGTTGCGATTATCGGCGGCGGACCGACCGGCATCGGCGTTGCGCGCGAACTCATCGAGGGCGGCATACCGGTCGAGATCTTCGAAGCGGAGGCGGATTTCGGCGGCGTCTGGAATGCGGAAGCCGAAAGCGGGCGGACATACAGATCGCTCCACCTCATTTCGCCGAAATTCAACACGCAGGTGCCGGACTTCCCGATGCCGGAAGACTATCCGACCTATCCCAATCATCGTCAGATGCTGGCCTATATCCGCTCATACGCCAGGGCATTCGGTCTTTACGAGCGGACGCATTTCAATGCCGCGGTGGAGGAACTGGCACCGGAAGGCGAGGGCTGGCGGCTGAGGACCAGCGCGGGCCACGACGCCCACTATGAGCTAGTGGTGGTCTGCAACGGCCTGCAGCGCGTGCCGCGCTACCCCGAGCCGGCCTATCCCGGGGCGTTTGGCGGCAAGGTGCTGCATGCCCGCGACTACAAGTCGGCCGATCAGCTGTCCGGTCAGCGCGTCCTGGTGGTCGGCGGCGGCAATTCGGGTTGCGACATCGCGGTCGATGCCGTGCGGGCGGCCGATGAGGTTCTGCACAGCACCCGGCGTGGTTACTATTACCAGCCGAAATTCATCAACGGCAAACCGACACCGCAATGGATGATGGAGCTCGGCAACAAGTTCGGCACCCGGGAGGAAACGCTCGCCTATATCGCCGAGGTCTTCAAGTTCGCGGGCTATGACGGCACCGACTACGGCTTACCCCGCCCGGATTATCCGCTCGACGCCGCCCATCCGGTGATGAACTCGCTGCTGCTCTACCATATCGGCCATGGCGACATCGCGCCCAAGGGTGATGTCGAGCGATTTGAAGGCAAGACGGTGCATTTCCAGGACGGCAGTTCCGCAGAGGTCGATACCGTGCTCTATGCGACGGGCTACCGGCGGGACTTTCCGTTCCTCGATAACAGCCTTCTGGAATGGAAGGGGGACATCCCGGATCTCTTCCTGCATTCCACGCCGAGAAACCATGACAACATCCTGTTCATGGGCTTCATCAACGCCGCGGGCGGCCTTGGCGACGGCCTGAAGACGCAGGGCCTGTTCGTGCTGAACTATGCGAGAGCCTTTTTCGGCAGGACATCGGGCCTTGAGCGTTTCCTGAAGGCGAAGACAGCCGACACGCCGGATCTCGGCCAGGCCTATTTCATCGAGTCCTACCGCCATCAGTGGGAAGCGGATCTCTGGAAACTGCTTGGCCATATGCGGCGCTACCGGGATATGCTGGCCGAGAATGCGCCAGTCAAACAGGAGGAGCCGGCGGAATGA